In the genome of Pseudomonas putida, one region contains:
- a CDS encoding extracellular solute-binding protein has translation MIRPLLLLSLSLAMSLPAAATVSESHGYAQFGTLKYPATFTHFDWVNPQAPKGGTLRAMAFGTFDTLNPYTFKGSSPVTTPNFLQYGVNELNEPLMVGTGQYDPSGDEPTSSYGLIARSVEYSEDRSWVVFNLRPEARFHDGRPITSADVAFSYRTLLKEGHPIYRTNLQEVQRVDILGPLRIRFVFKRAGNPLLILRLGEMPVLPKHYWKDRNFKATTFEPPLGSGPYRITEVQPGRRLVFERVKNYWGKHLAVNRGKYNFDRVEYEFYRDATVAFEAFKAGEFDIYIEHQAKNWANGYTFPAVRRGQVIKAQIPHRIPTQTQGLFMNSRRANFSDARVRQALGLMLDFEWTNRALFSSAYRRSTSYYPNSEFAATGLPKGKEWLLLAPFRDELPPKLFTEPYTVSHTDGRGISRQTLRQALALFAQAGWKLNGQRLVNAKGQQFRMELLLVNPNLERILQPYVENLASMGIDAHLRTVDRAQYKQRLDQFDFDMILMTLNQTLSPGLEQWLYFHSSQASVKGSKNYAGVKDPVVDHLLDTLLAARTRADQVAAARALDRVLSWQYYMIPNWYLDNHRLAYRNRFAFVTTPPYTLGLNSWWLKTSEKAQ, from the coding sequence TTGATACGTCCCCTCCTGTTGCTTTCACTCAGCCTCGCCATGAGCCTTCCCGCTGCCGCAACGGTGAGTGAAAGCCATGGTTATGCGCAGTTCGGCACCCTCAAGTACCCAGCCACCTTCACCCATTTCGACTGGGTCAACCCGCAAGCGCCCAAGGGCGGCACATTGCGGGCCATGGCGTTCGGCACCTTCGATACGCTCAATCCCTACACCTTCAAGGGCTCAAGCCCGGTCACCACGCCGAACTTCCTGCAGTACGGGGTCAATGAGCTGAACGAGCCGCTGATGGTCGGCACCGGCCAGTACGACCCTTCCGGCGATGAGCCCACCTCCAGCTACGGCCTGATCGCCCGCTCGGTGGAGTACAGCGAGGACCGTAGCTGGGTGGTGTTCAACCTTCGCCCCGAGGCGCGCTTCCACGATGGCCGCCCCATCACGTCGGCAGATGTAGCGTTCTCCTACCGCACCCTGCTCAAGGAAGGCCATCCGATCTACCGCACCAACCTGCAGGAAGTGCAGCGCGTGGACATCCTCGGCCCACTGCGTATCCGCTTCGTCTTCAAGCGCGCCGGCAACCCGCTTTTGATCCTGCGCCTGGGCGAGATGCCGGTGCTGCCCAAGCACTACTGGAAAGACCGCAACTTCAAGGCCACCACCTTCGAGCCGCCCCTGGGCAGCGGCCCCTATCGCATCACCGAAGTCCAGCCCGGCCGACGCCTGGTGTTCGAGCGGGTGAAGAACTACTGGGGCAAGCACCTCGCCGTCAATCGCGGCAAGTACAACTTCGACCGCGTCGAGTATGAGTTCTACCGCGATGCCACGGTCGCCTTCGAAGCCTTCAAGGCCGGCGAATTCGACATCTATATCGAGCACCAGGCCAAGAACTGGGCCAACGGCTACACCTTCCCAGCGGTACGCCGCGGCCAGGTGATCAAGGCGCAGATCCCGCACCGCATCCCGACGCAAACCCAGGGCCTGTTCATGAACAGCCGCCGGGCCAACTTCAGCGACGCTCGGGTGCGCCAGGCCCTGGGCCTGATGCTCGACTTCGAGTGGACAAACCGCGCCCTGTTCAGCAGCGCCTACCGCCGCTCGACCAGCTACTACCCCAACAGCGAGTTCGCCGCCACCGGCCTGCCCAAGGGCAAGGAGTGGCTGCTGCTGGCGCCGTTCCGTGACGAACTGCCACCCAAGCTGTTCACCGAACCCTACACGGTCAGCCACACCGACGGGCGCGGCATCAGCCGCCAGACCCTGCGCCAGGCCTTGGCGCTATTCGCCCAGGCCGGCTGGAAACTCAACGGCCAGCGCCTGGTCAACGCCAAGGGCCAGCAGTTCCGTATGGAGCTGCTGCTGGTCAACCCGAACCTCGAACGCATCCTCCAACCCTACGTGGAGAACCTCGCCAGCATGGGCATCGACGCGCACCTGCGCACGGTCGATCGCGCCCAGTACAAGCAGCGCCTGGACCAGTTCGACTTCGACATGATCCTCATGACCCTCAACCAGACCCTGAGCCCGGGTCTGGAGCAATGGCTGTATTTCCACTCGAGCCAAGCCTCGGTCAAAGGCAGCAAGAACTACGCTGGAGTGAAGGACCCGGTGGTCGACCACCTGCTCGACACCCTGCTCGCCGCCCGCACCCGCGCCGACCAGGTCGCCGCCGCCCGCGCCCTGGACCGGGTGCTGTCGTGGCAGTACTACATGATTCCCAACTGGTATCTCGACAATCACCGCTTGGCCTACCGCAACCGGTTCGCCTTCGTCACCACACCGCCCTACACCCTGGGCCTGAACAGTTGGTGGCTCAAGACTTCGGAGAAAGCCCAATGA